The Amaranthus tricolor cultivar Red isolate AtriRed21 chromosome 6, ASM2621246v1, whole genome shotgun sequence genome has a segment encoding these proteins:
- the LOC130815121 gene encoding uncharacterized protein LOC130815121 produces MANAWKRERSPNLLSLNTLLLLLCLFFLILILFFFSSHPTNLTTSPSIKSSYTSPIAHKFTYKIPPFDCYKSPQSHPIIANTVEGVKFPFLYSLADLGNLPEKPHKNIQRILKNKPFKRPDISVTVQDVLGKFQSEGRNGVFVDVGANVGMASFAAAVMGFHVLAFEPVFENLQRICDGIHFNRVGDFVTVFEAAASDHFGSITIHKVVGRLDNSAVSATGAKLAFKSNEEIAVEVKTIPLDEIIPESEPVLLLKIDVQGWEYHVLKGAKNLLSRKGVEAPYLIYEEDERLLQASNTTAKEIRDFLQSVGYDNCTKHGTDAHCTKK; encoded by the exons ATGGCAAACGCCTGGAAAAGAGAAAGGTCTCCAAATCTGCTATCCCTCAACACACTTCTCTTACTCCTCTGTCTTTTCTTCCTTATTCTCatccttttcttcttctcttctcaCCCCACAAATCTCACTACTTCTCCCAGTATCAAATCCTCTTACACTTCCCCAATTGCCCACAAATTCACCTATAAGATCCCACCTTTTGATTGCTACAAATCTCCACAATCTCACCCTATAATTGCCAACACTGTTGAAGGTGTTAAATTTCCCTTTTTATATTCACTTGCTGATCTGGGAAACTTGCCTGAAAAACCccataaaaatattcaaagaatCTTAAAGAATAAACCTTTTAAAAGGCCTGATATTTCTGTGACTGTTCAAGATGTTTTGGGTAAGTTCCAAAGTGAAGGTAGAAATGGGGTTTTTGTAGATGTGGGTGCCAATGTGGGTATGGCTAGTTTTGCTGCGGCTGTAATGGGCTTTCATGTTTTGGCATTTGAGCCTGTTTTTGAGAATTTGCAGAGGATTTGTGATGGGATTCATTTTAATCGAGTTGGGGATTTCGTTACTGTGTTTGAAGCTGCTGCATCCGATCACTTTGGGAGTATTACTATTCATAAG GTAGTTGGCAGGTTGGATAATAGTGCTGTTTCTGCTACTGGCGCTAAGTTGGCATTCAAATCAAATGAAGAGATAGCAGTTGAAGTGAAGACAATACCACTCGATGAAATTATACCAGAGTCGGAACCCGTCCTGCTACTAAAAATTGATGTTCAAGGATGGGAATACCATGTGTTGAAGGGAGCAAAAAATCTGCTCTCTAGAAAAGGAGTTGAAGCCCCTTACCTGATCTATGAGGAAGATGAACGTTTGTTGCAAGCGAGTAACACCACAGCCAAAGAAATCCGAGACTTCCTTCAGAGTGTTGGTTATGATAATTGTACTAAACATGGCACAGATGCTCATTGTACCAAGAAGTGA